The DNA window CGATACACGCTTTGCAATCTTTGCCATGATCTTAGCCCACCACTTCCAGACCCATCGAGCGGGCGGAGCCCTCGACCATGCGCATGGCCGCTTCGACGTCGTTTGCGTTCAGATCCTTCATCTTGGCGGTGGCGATCTCGCGGACCTTTTCACGCGAAACCGTGCCAGCCTTGACCTTGCCCGGCTCCTTGGAACCAGACGTCAGGTTCGCCGCCTTCTTCAGGAAGTAGCTCACCGGCGCCGTCTTCATGACGAAGGTGAAGGACTTGTCCTGATAGTAGGTGATGACGACCGGAACCGGCGATCCCTTTTCCATTTCCTGGGTCTGCGCGTTGAACGCCTTGCAGAATTCCATGATGTTGATGCCACGCTGACCAAGC is part of the Mesorhizobium loti genome and encodes:
- the rplK gene encoding 50S ribosomal protein L11 codes for the protein MAKKIAGQLKLQVKAGSATPSPPIGPALGQRGINIMEFCKAFNAQTQEMEKGSPVPVVITYYQDKSFTFVMKTAPVSYFLKKAANLTSGSKEPGKVKAGTVSREKVREIATAKMKDLNANDVEAAMRMVEGSARSMGLEVVG